The stretch of DNA ATTTCTCCTGTTTTAGAAACTCCTTCTCCGTACATAATGTCGAATTCAGCTTGCTTGAAAGGTGGAGCTACTTTGTTTTTAACAATTTTCACTTTTACACGGCTTCCTACTGCCTCATCTCCATTTTTGATCGGCGCACTTGCTTTTCTGATATCTACTCTTACAGAAGCATAGAATTTCAATGCATTACCTCCGGTCGTTGTTTCAGGATTTCCAAACATAACACCAATCTTCTCTCTCAGCTGGTTAATGAAAATTACTGTACATTTTGTTCTGGAAATAGTAGCTGTTAGCTTTCTTAATGCCTGAGACATTAATCTTGCGTGCAGACCCATTTTTGAATCTCCCATTTCGCCTTCAATTTCAGCTTTTGGAGTAAGAGCAGCAACAGAGTCGATCACAACGATATCGATAGCTCCTGAACGTATCAGGTTATCGGCAATTTCTAAAGCTTGTTCCCCGTTATCTGGTTGAGATATAATAAGGTTCTCTAAATCAATTCCTAATTTTGCAGCATATGTTCTGTCAAAAGCATGCTCAGCATCAATGAATGCAGCAATTCCACCTGCTTTTTGAGCCTCAGCAATCGCGTGAAGGGTTAATGTGGTTTTACCTGAAGATTCAGGTCCGTAGATTTCGATGATTCTTCCTCTTGGATATCCCCCAACTCCTAATGCAATGTCTAATCCTAAAGATCCGGAAGGAATAACTTCGATTGTATTGTCAACAGAGTTATCCCCTAATGTCATTACAGTTCCTTTTCCGTATGTTTTATCTAGTTTGTCAAGCACTAATGCAAGTGCTTTCTTCTTATCATCAATGTTACTCATCTCTATAAAATAATTTCTCAAAAATACATAATTTTAGGATCAAAAACTAATATTATTTCATTTGATAAACTGTTTTTAAAGTTAAAAAAATATAAAATTTAATAGCTGTATGATGCTCTGTATCATTCTGTAAACAGATGACAGCAGGGAATGGTGCTGTCACTCATAGTAAATGAAAAATAAAATAAGTTTTATGAATAACTCATTGTTTTGAATAGACTATTTAATGAAAATTAGAGCCCTGAGTTATTTTCAAATAGTCCTCCAATACTTTTAAATGTTTTTTATTGCCGGATGCAATTCTTGCTTTTCGGCTTAGCATTGTATTGTATATTTTATTAATGAATCTTTTGGTTTTTGGAAATCCGTTTTTATTAGAAACATCCGGAATGTTCAGGCGCTTACAAACATCATCATCCAGTAGAAACCAGGTGCAGCAGATGTGCAGGTACCTTAGGTTTTTTCGTTGGAACTCAAATTTTAATATAGGATTCTCCAATGATTCATTCAATAAAGAGTGGGCAAGGAGTATAGAGTCTTTATCAGATGGTGGCTGAACAGAAGTTCATAGATAGAAGTATTCCGTAGCCTGCTTTTTATTATCAGGCAAAAGATTCTCAGGAATTCCGAGTAAGTATCCCACATATTTCCATAGGTGGAAGATACCTAGCTCTTCTTCATTAGAAATGGTATTCCCTAGTTTTTGGAGGCTATGTAAGAAAACCAAGCTAAATCCAATATAGGTGGCCATCATGTCCCATGAATTAATAGGTTCTCCCCAATTTTCAGTATCCCAGTTTTTGTAGTGCTTTTTTATGGAAAGCCTGGCGTAGGAATGGATCAATCTGGTTTTTATGGCAAACTCATAACCTTTACCATGGATTTCTAATGCATTATATCTTGTAACATTTACCCAGAAGTCCAGAGTTTCCGAGAGACGTTTTACCGCACCTTTTTTTAATGCTTCAGTAACGATAAGAGGTTTGTTAAGATAGGCAAAGTCATATCCACCCATTAGGCAGTAATCCCTCAATGAAATTAAAGAATCCAACCCACAGCGCATGCAAAGTTCAGCTCCGCTTTTCAGTAATTGATCATTGAGCCACTCCGGCTTTCTTTGAGTTTGAATGAAAAGTTTCTTTACGCTTTCAGGAACATTATCTGTCTCTGAAATTCCGTTTCGGATATATTGTTCGATTTCTTTTGATGCTTCATGGAATTTTTTTGTAAAATAAATGTCTTTTACAACCTCATCACCTGTTTGATCTATATCATAATAATAAGAGGAGAACTTTTCAAAATCATTTAAGCTTACCTTGGCACCGGAAATTTCAATAAGCTGTTTTCCATTGCCTTTTTCCCAAAAGTCTTTAAAATGAACGGAGTCTTTGAAACGGGGATGTAAAACAGTACTTTCCATAATAAATAAAAATACAAGTTTTACGCCGAAACTTAGTATTGGGGGTTGTTGTGAATATTTTTAATCTAATTTTTTATTTTAATGAATAATTTAAAACACGCCCCATTCGAAAGCTTTCTTTAAAAGTTCTTTACCATTTCTTGAGTTGGTTTTTGTTAAAATATTTTTTCGATGAGTGCGAACGGTATGCTGAGATAAAATGAGAATTTCAGATATTTCTGTACCTGAATAGCCTTTGGCAATTAAGGATAAAACTTCAACTTCCCTTTTAGTCAGGCTTCCCATAGGGTGTTGGGTTGATGGAGACGTGTCTTCGATTTTAATTTGATGAAAATCATTTCTAGGACCCATGCCTGAAATTAAAACGGTGTATGGATTTTGCCTGGTAATATGATTGATGTTGGTATGTATGTTGACCGACTGAATCAGTTTTCCTTCATCGTCTTCAAGAGTTGGGATGGCTTGATGATGGAAAAGTTCATAGTTGCCTTTTGCTGTTTTCATCCTGAAGCAATAGCTTGATTTTAAATAGAGTTGATGCTCTATACCAATCTCCAACATCTTTTTAATAGCAGCTTGTTCGGCCTTTATAACAAATTCAATATCATTAGGATGGGTGAGGTCGATAATATCTTTCAAATCTTTAGGATACTCTTTTAAACCATGCATTTTCAACATATTTTCATGATGATGAAAAACAGTGCTGTTGGTGAGATTTAAGGCATAATAGTAAAATTCTCCAATAGCAAACATTTCTCCGATAATACGTTCTATAGAAGGTTTGTTTAAGGCTTTTTTATTTTCCTTTCTGGTACTTGGATAAGTATTCCAGGCCTCTAATAGAGGATGTTTTTTCTCATAATTTCCCATAAATTTCGTTTGTCTTAAAAATAGTTAAAAAAATTCTAAAAAATACCACAAAAGGGGGATTTTTTTACGTTGAAAAAAAAGCAAAATTTGTTATCAACTAATAACCGTGAAAACTCAATTTTTAAAACAGCTCTTTTTTATGATTGAGATTTTCTTGTATTCTGTTCTTGATAGTTAAGATATTCAACAGATCTATGGCTTGTACGGGATGATAAGATTGGAAAATAATAGTTTATCCTTTTCTTTATTAGTTGTTTAGAAATAATAAGCTAAAAAAGCCCCGCTCAAATTTTTTGAGCGGGGTTTATATATGTATTGCTATTGGTTCTTTGTATTATAAAGAAGCAGCGTGTACTAACATATCAACTAACTTGTTAGAATAACCAATTTCATTGTCATACCAAGAAACAAGTTTTACGAAGTTAGGAGAAAGCATGATACCAGCATGTTTGTCAAAAATAGAAGCTCTCTTGTCTCCTACGAAATCCTGAGAAACTACAGCATCTTCAGTATACCCTAAAATTCCTTTTAATTCTCCTTCAGAAGCGGCTTTAATTGTTGCGCATATCTCATCGTAAGAAGTCGCTTTTTCTAA from Chryseobacterium piperi encodes:
- a CDS encoding oxygenase MpaB family protein encodes the protein MESTVLHPRFKDSVHFKDFWEKGNGKQLIEISGAKVSLNDFEKFSSYYYDIDQTGDEVVKDIYFTKKFHEASKEIEQYIRNGISETDNVPESVKKLFIQTQRKPEWLNDQLLKSGAELCMRCGLDSLISLRDYCLMGGYDFAYLNKPLIVTEALKKGAVKRLSETLDFWVNVTRYNALEIHGKGYEFAIKTRLIHSYARLSIKKHYKNWDTENWGEPINSWDMMATYIGFSLVFLHSLQKLGNTISNEEELGIFHLWKYVGYLLGIPENLLPDNKKQATEYFYL
- the recA gene encoding recombinase RecA translates to MSNIDDKKKALALVLDKLDKTYGKGTVMTLGDNSVDNTIEVIPSGSLGLDIALGVGGYPRGRIIEIYGPESSGKTTLTLHAIAEAQKAGGIAAFIDAEHAFDRTYAAKLGIDLENLIISQPDNGEQALEIADNLIRSGAIDIVVIDSVAALTPKAEIEGEMGDSKMGLHARLMSQALRKLTATISRTKCTVIFINQLREKIGVMFGNPETTTGGNALKFYASVRVDIRKASAPIKNGDEAVGSRVKVKIVKNKVAPPFKQAEFDIMYGEGVSKTGEILDQAVELGIVKKSGSWFSYEETKLGQGRDAVKDVLKDNPELSEELENKIKEELKNKAK
- a CDS encoding helix-turn-helix domain-containing protein; translation: MGNYEKKHPLLEAWNTYPSTRKENKKALNKPSIERIIGEMFAIGEFYYYALNLTNSTVFHHHENMLKMHGLKEYPKDLKDIIDLTHPNDIEFVIKAEQAAIKKMLEIGIEHQLYLKSSYCFRMKTAKGNYELFHHQAIPTLEDDEGKLIQSVNIHTNINHITRQNPYTVLISGMGPRNDFHQIKIEDTSPSTQHPMGSLTKREVEVLSLIAKGYSGTEISEILILSQHTVRTHRKNILTKTNSRNGKELLKKAFEWGVF